In the Plasmodium gaboni strain SY75 chromosome 13, whole genome shotgun sequence genome, TCACATAAAgtctttatattttcacTTGCAGCAATATGTAAAGgagaattattattattatctaaacaattttctatatttattttatttgttgCTAAAATATATTGAGCAATATTTGAAGAATGTTCCTTAGCACAAATATGTAAAACAGTGTTTCTCTCcttatcttttatatttgcATCAGCATTAGAATCAATTAATAACATAGCTGCTTCTTcattatttcttttaatagATATCATTAAAGgtgtatttttttcattatctaatatattaatattagcattattttttagtaataattcaataccttttatataattattttcacTAGCCAAATGCAAACTTGTTTTCccatttttattttttgaatttatatcaatatttttCGATATTAATAATCTACTTACATTTATCATGCTATTTCCAATAATCATACTTTTCATTAATGCATTTTCAAAAGTctttttatcttttaaaaatatatttacattcttttcatttattaaataataacaacatTCTGAGCACCCTCTTTCAATCccatataataaaatatttaacccttctttattatattcattaaggtcaatattattttcattgtttatataattttctaaTTTCTTTACATCATCctttaatataatattaaaaattttcGAACTCATTTGATAAAATTGAAATcctataaatatttaaataaatataaacataaataaacaataattaaaaatataataaaataaataaatataaatatatatataatgttatCTATAATAGTCCCTTCTTAAGTTCTAATAAACatcatatgtatatatatatatacatatatataactttaTATTCCTGTAGTAATAATTAAAAACTTATAAAtacttttttaaatataaaataaaattatttatcaaaatatatataattgggaaaaatatatgtaaaataggcccacaaaaaaaaaaaaaaaaaaaaaaaaaaaaatacatatatatatatatatatatttttctaaataTTATGCATATGTTAGGTAATATTCTTTTCAATTcttacaatatattttacatataataaataatacacacatattgtatatatataaatacatataattatatatatttattaatataaaagataatttgttatatatattatttatatatttttctattttatttattttttctttttttttcatataaaatttaagCCCTTTTTGATCtgatattttattatggATCTCATTTTTGTTACTAAATATTTAAATCTTTGTTATATGAactctttttttttatttcattttatcttttaagaattttataaaatcatttaatgttttaaaataaaatatactgatatgtacatatatatatatatatatatatttcattatataagTACGACAATACTGTTATATTTTGAGgatatatgaataatatatttaaatcttattaatatatatatatatattaactaatctgtatatatttatgtgtataatattttgacgtatacacatataaatatttgttataatattatatttttttatttttaaatatatatatattgatttATACTTGCTCGTGTATGTAGTCCATTTAACTATATATACATTCATCCTCATTTTGAATATTGCACTATGTTGTCTTCAAGAAATGTGATAAATACAATAAGAACAAACTATTCCTTCTTTCAACAAATAAGAAGGCTCAAGAAAAAAACTGTGGAAAACCAAGATGCGAAAATCATAGATCCTATTAATAACAACAATGAGAAAAACAGAAGAACGCATTATCTAAAAGCGAATACATTAAACGTGAAAAGCataaaggaaaaaaatattatactcaataataatacaaataaattaaatgatgaaaaaaataataatgtgtCTACGAAAAATATGAAACCTTCCAGTAGAAACAAGAATAATACgatatataatttgaaGTATATATCACAAAAAAGtgatacaaataataatataaatgtttcTAATAACCCcaatgtatatataaataaattacaTGATTATTTAGACATTTCTAACAAATCGGAAAACGAAAAAgtaaaaattaataaacttctaaacaaattaaaaacaGAAAACTTAAGCATTCATGttattttaaattcattaaaaaatttgtgtagtatattattaaaaaagaattcTATTGATGTGGATAAGTTAATTGTTATGaattatgtaaaaaataaaaattctttaaaaaggttcaaaaattattttcaagATTCTTTTGTACATAtagaaaattatttaacaaattatatatgtttcataaatgaagataatatttttgaattatacaaatatttttattatttaaattatccTTTGAATTTAAATACACATGAAGTTTTACAggaaaaattatatttacatatcGATAAATtagataatttaaaaactattcaaatatattatattatacgATCATTTTATGAACACTTTTATTTAAAACAAGTTGATTCTTTTCTTACCTTAGTTGTTAATGAAAAGTTgcaaaaatattatgaacaATTAAGTCGTATgaataacaaaataaataataatggaAATCATATATACAATGATTTTCCTAATAATGGGAAGTATATAAATTACACgtttaataatttatttaattcaaatgatttaatagataatataaataatacaaaatcttttatatcagatcataatcataataatttcatGAATTATTTGTccaataataatattaattttacTAATCCGAATGAaaacaacaacaataataataataataataatagtatgatgaatgaaaataaagaaaaatatataaatgataatatatcttcattACATTATATGtgtgataataatttgaaaaatgaagaaggtatctataataataaaataaatgttgaagataatgaaattatattaatatttaaatatatacaaaacTATCACGATAATATGgactttttttataatacatatattacTAACTTTATACAAACAAATCGAACAAAATTTTCTATTGACACATTATTActtatattaaatatatatataaaaaatatagatgaattgtttaacaaaaatatattggACATATTATACTATAATATAGAAGATATGACAGAagataatttattattatttacagaatatctgaaaaaaaaaaataaaatggCACCAATGACAAGTACTACTATAGCAAATAATGATCATAATCATGATCCAAATGGTAATAATTATagtatttattattataattacaatgatagtcataataataataataataattttattatacGTCAAAATGgacatataaataaaataacacAAGAAGctatatttaataaaattatgaataaaattaaaaaggaTAAGGATTTAATTCTTCCAAACAATCTGGCACTACTTTTTCTCAATCTCcatgaaataataaacaaagGGACCTTTAATACCTGTGAGGGTATAATAAAACCACAAGAAAATgttaaaaatgaaaatatcATGATTGAACAAGACGACagttataaaaattgtaaTGATGAAATTTGTGACGTAAATAACGGtaatatagaaaaagaattaaGCGAAAAATCATGTGTTAACGTTTATGAATCAACTAATAATATAActgaaaaaaatattctacGAGGTGACAACAAAGTTTTAAATAGagataatgatataaacaataataataataacaatattaataatgtaACAATGAACACATCTATTGATCAGAATTCTCAAAATATTCAGAATAATTctaatattaatatgaataaaaatcTATTTATGAAagaatttataaatttttgtGATGAATATTGTAACAATATTAACAATTTCTCATCCATTCttgatttatatttaatatatataaaaaacgAATCAGTTCAATATAAGACCATGAATACctttgaaaaaaaaattaagataaataaaaataaactaTCTCAAGAAGatatttcaaatattatattatcgTTAAGTATATATCCTCATCATAATACACAAATGTTGAATTATCTAGAAAATctaataaatgaaaaattaatacaaggaaaaaattatacacCTACTATTCAAAATGATAACAACAGTATACATAATAACAATGTTgatgtaaaatatatacatacaaaTAATACGAATTATTTGATTGATATATCATTAGCTTTAGGTATTAGTGGaagaaataatttaaaacTTTGGAACTATATAGATGTGgataaaattattttaacatgtaataagaaattattattatatttatcatacAGCTTCTTGTTAACAAATTATGTATGTCCGATATCCTGgttttttattattagaaGAATTGTAGAAGAtgttaaaatatttaataagaAACAATGTGAActtatatatgaaatattgaaatgtactgttttatttaattatatagatttaaataattttagTAAAAATGTTTTACATATAACAGATAGTAATACTAAAAAAGGCATAGCCTTATCACAActaaattattataataaaaaagaaaataataatttcttaaaaagttttcattatttattaaatacatcttattatcattataaaatgaaattattaaataatcaATATGTTTCTAAAGTACCTTATGaagatatttttatttatttaaaattaaattatgaaaaaaatgtagaattcaaacaattatatattataccATATTTACTAAAAGATtataatgttattattgATCCTTTACCAACTACACCTATTCATAAATCTAGTGGATATATTATGGGGGAAATACAATTGAAACATAAAGTTTTtcaaaatgataattatgttgttttatcattttttgaTGGAATGTGGAATGAATTTATTAATCCAAATAATCAGAAAGACGGTGAGCATAcgtataatataaaattattgGCTGAACATTTTAAGTCATATGTCGAAtcacatataaaaattaaaattaataaaaattatagCAACAATAATGTCgtaacaaataataataaaacaacACAAAATAATACTATTAATACACACGAATATTTgaaatttaaaaaatcaaaCAATCCCCCtgaaacaaataataataagtatttaataaataaaaccaataatatgaataattacacaaatgaaaaaaaatatctgaaaacgaaaaagaaaattattaacAAAAAGGAGTAACCtacaaaacaaaaaaaaaaaaaaaagatatatacttgtatgtattatatatttatattaattgCATTTCACTTGGATGCAAATTCATAttaaagtatatatatatatatatatatttttttttttttttttttgtagtttatattatttttttaattattattccaaatatatttaattttatagaAGATTAGAAAAACTTTTAACAATATAGCTAATATAAAGTTgatttaaaatatttaattttattttattttatttatttattattattatttttttttattttgtgtACACCatgattatataacattatatgagcttgaaaaaaaatagatatattcaaatatttatacaaaCTATAAggtattaataatattaattattatatatatatatataaatatatatatatatatatatattataggaatcctatatattttttatttatatagaaaaaaaaaaaataaataaatgaatcATGAACATAAAGagcacatatatatatatatatatatacatatatatatatattatagatatatatataatatataatttacatatttattaatcCTTTATAAGCTCTTCATTTGTAGTGTTTGCTTCTGTTGTACTGATATTCTTTTAAGTACTTTAACCTtcaatttattattattattattattatttatttccttctatatgatataatatatattatttttattttcctaATCTACTGttcaattttattttacaattaataaattaaatatatatatatatatatatttttttttcttttaaaataaaatattttatttgtaataaaaaaataactGTCAAAAATTcgtatgtatatatttaactaatatttttatattgttctatgtaaatataataaaacaaattctgacttaatatattatataaacatatatatatatatatatatatttgtatacGTATAATTAGGAAATTTTGTCATAAATAATTGTATCctatatatgtatatttatttatttatatttcatatatgtgt is a window encoding:
- a CDS encoding hypothetical protein (conserved Plasmodium protein, unknown function) — encoded protein: MSSKIFNIILKDDVKKLENYINNENNIDLNEYNKEGLNILLYGIERGCSECCYYLINEKNVNIFLKDKKTFENALMKSMIIGNSMINVSRLLISKNIDINSKNKNGKTSLHLASENNYIKGIELLLKNNANINILDNEKNTPLMISIKRNNEEAAMLLIDSNADANIKDKERNTVLHICAKEHSSNIAQYILATNKINIENCLDNNNNSPLHIAASENIKTLCDLFLKYKFDPSLKNNNNETYSDILKKHEMHALLKEEEKRKNYEEKEIRKRKNYEQSMLKTDVSNFLIKYNLNDLIPFFYKNNYIYVDDAFVNINEITLKKMNLTKEQRNLFYDSIDKYYKEIQEQENQRDTTQQLLIEEQNRTKKLKFVSYIVSLIFTSIFIYSLFVSIYKRGKIFF
- a CDS encoding hypothetical protein (conserved Plasmodium protein, unknown function), producing the protein MLSSRNVINTIRTNYSFFQQIRRLKKKTVENQDAKIIDPINNNNEKNRRTHYLKANTLNVKSIKEKNIILNNNTNKLNDEKNNNVSTKNMKPSSRNKNNTIYNLKYISQKSDTNNNINVSNNPNVYINKLHDYLDISNKSENEKVKINKLLNKLKTENLSIHVILNSLKNLCSILLKKNSIDVDKLIVMNYVKNKNSLKRFKNYFQDSFVHIENYLTNYICFINEDNIFELYKYFYYLNYPLNLNTHEVLQEKLYLHIDKLDNLKTIQIYYIIRSFYEHFYLKQVDSFLTLVVNEKLQKYYEQLSRMNNKINNNGNHIYNDFPNNGKYINYTFNNLFNSNDLIDNINNTKSFISDHNHNNFMNYLSNNNINFTNPNENNNNNNNNNNSMMNENKEKYINDNISSLHYMCDNNLKNEEGIYNNKINVEDNEIILIFKYIQNYHDNMDFFYNTYITNFIQTNRTKFSIDTLLLILNIYIKNIDELFNKNILDILYYNIEDMTEDNLLLFTEYLKKKNKMAPMTSTTIANNDHNHDPNGNNYSIYYYNYNDSHNNNNNNFIIRQNGHINKITQEAIFNKIMNKIKKDKDLILPNNLALLFLNLHEIINKGTFNTCEGIIKPQENVKNENIMIEQDDSYKNCNDEICDVNNGNIEKELSEKSCVNVYESTNNITEKNILRGDNKVLNRDNDINNNNNNNINNVTMNTSIDQNSQNIQNNSNINMNKNLFMKEFINFCDEYCNNINNFSSILDLYLIYIKNESVQYKTMNTFEKKIKINKNKLSQEDISNIILSLSIYPHHNTQMLNYLENLINEKLIQGKNYTPTIQNDNNSIHNNNVDVKYIHTNNTNYLIDISLALGISGRNNLKLWNYIDVDKIILTCNKKLLLYLSYSFLLTNYVCPISWFFIIRRIVEDVKIFNKKQCELIYEILKCTVLFNYIDLNNFSKNVLHITDSNTKKGIALSQLNYYNKKENNNFLKSFHYLLNTSYYHYKMKLLNNQYVSKVPYEDIFIYLKLNYEKNVEFKQLYIIPYLLKDYNVIIDPLPTTPIHKSSGYIMGEIQLKHKVFQNDNYVVLSFFDGMWNEFINPNNQKDGEHTYNIKLLAEHFKSYVESHIKIKINKNYSNNNVVTNNNKTTQNNTINTHEYLKFKKSNNPPETNNNKYLINKTNNMNNYTNEKKYLKTKKKIINKKE